The Nilaparvata lugens isolate BPH unplaced genomic scaffold, ASM1435652v1 scaffold8323, whole genome shotgun sequence genome segment gctgcgagtattgtgactataaatgtgctctaTCAAGTAATTTGACgagacatatcagaacacatacaggagaaacacctttcagctgcaagtattgtgactataaatgtactCAATCAGGTGCTTTGAaggaacatatcagaacacatacaggagaaagaccttttagctgcgagtattgtgactataaatgtgctcgatcaagtgctttgaaatcacatatcagaacacatacaggagaaacacctttgagctgcgagttttgtgactataaatgtgctcgatcaagtgctttgaaggaacatatcagaacacatacaggagaaacacctttcagctgcgagtattgtgactataaatgtgctctaTCAAGTAATTTGACgagacatatcagaacacatacaggagaaacacctttcagctgcaagtattgtgactataaatgtgctggatcaagtaatttgaaaagaCATGTAAGAACACATAAAGGAGAAACAACTACTAGCTGAAAATTTGTGACTTTACATGTgctcattcaaattcattttactgTGTTTCTCAGTAAGGTGGTCACTAAtaacaggacaagtgtgttgaacatgtgtgtacacacaaaTGTCGTCCATACATTGTTTTTTCATCACAGCTAAAGGCTtcaaacaacattttttgaggttCTGAGTAAGTATCGGCTCACACCTCCCCCCTCCTCTATTCAAATTGCCAGGGTTGCCCTGGGCTGGCGTCTGTGGAGGGGCGGAGTGGGGGATGCTGCTCACAGTGTGGTGTGTGCCGGCGGGTGGTTGGGGACGGCTGGGCTCCTCGCGGTGTTGGGTGTCCTCCACATACACCACGGTTGTCATCTCACAACACTGAAATTCTCTCCTTTCTGAGAGGTGATAGGCCATGCTTTGGCACTACCTGGAGGGAGGGGAGTCGCTAGGAGTGGTGGGAGAGTAGTGGCAGTCATCACCGTCGTTGTAGTGCATGGCAACAGGTCAAAACTTGTCAGAAATGGTCTCCTAGTGTCTTCCAGACGAGCCTTTGTCACTGACTCCGGTCTGCCTCCAGATCAAGTGGTGTTCGGTTCGTCCTCTTAGTGACCCCTACCGGTCACCTGACCTGTTTTTTTTAGATAAATGAAAACTTAAACTCAAATAGTGCAGCAAagaaaaattgcatggttgcctgtaaagtcggtatacgggcgaaagttttacgtgacaacgactttgagtggtaaaataattttaatgtgaatattcattcgtatagtaggaagaaggatgaaataataactcacaatgagagtgagtgagaggcacgcgttccttccactcgggcatggttagcccgcgcccacctaagagcgagagagagacaaccattgacttgacattttgaattagtggcgcagtcgcaggagattgcttgcggcgcctgcgcaggttgactgctccgtttcactctctctccaggtgaatgcttcGGGTTGCTGGGCTTGCTGCTGCgagcgttgctcgccactgctcctattcgtgctctttccagacgaccgtgaaccgaaacgaacgctctcactcgctctcattgtgagcgcataacgtggaaACGTAAAGCatgtttcttgaagtgtctcccggcaaaccaatttataagacattgtcacgtcaaaaataaGCAATATAAATTTGGAGATGCAGAAACCTAACCTCAACAAATTTTGCTGGAAGCCTTTTGCTGTAATGACACAACAATCTATGACAatatgtgtatcatgcatgtctcaccattagtggccagccttaagAAATCAACCTCGCACTTTCCATTACTTGCTCACAATCATTACCTGCTCACATGGTCATCATccacaataaaattatcaagtcATTTGATAAAATAGTATCATGTTGATATTTTTCCTCACCATCAACTCAACGTCATGCAGCTTGATCCTCTGCTTCTCCCTCATTAGCTctcctttagtgaggtccacgctataatgacagtatttgattaacattggatttgctttccttgtctatcatacttCATAGCAGaaagctctatccttttctagttctGCAACATTTCCAGATACTTTTCCAACCATGTAGAATTATACTCAACAAaacattcaatctcaataattatgaaaatttagtaTTTAATCTTTggcaaatatattttcatgaggaataaaatataatcgatcaCTCTAAACAATATTTtcctgttaatattacatcagatatatcaTTAGCAGATATCCTCCATAGAagacagtgacaaggcagagaattggcaattatctttctccactgccattataacatgaacctcactatagtcatagTCAGCCTTAACCTGGCTTCACCATCCTTGCCGAGGTCTAGAAACACTTGTGGAGCTCTCACTTCCAGTAGATTTCTGAATATGATAGTGTCTTTGGTGAAACCCTGCTCCATGCTATAGAGATGAATTCTCTTAATTTAAgaaattagtcttgatttacTGGGTAATGAGTAggtcataatataattatgtgaatctacaacattttttaattaataatttattggcaTGGGTAATTAAACAAATACATGACATTGATGTtcatacattcaaaatattacaaaaactttaataAACACCAGGATTGAAAAAGACATCACTAGCCAGTcagttttcaactttttcatCAAATGGATTCAGACTGGATATTTCTTATATCATATGGAAGCAGATAACtcaccgaacgtagtgaggtctatgttttaactctgatattcttttgtctgtctgtatgtaacgcgattacgtccaaaagagttgatagaattcgatgagatttggcaggaatattcctttttcaactgtgcgtcaatgtatacacaaggtttttgaaattttgaattttaatgataatatggaAAGGTAGGAGTAGGAGTATGGTATATGGAGTACGAgtattcctccatactctgatatcagtataataattcaataataaaaaatagtaacAATAAGACAAAAGCAGCttggagaataataaataataatattagtgttAATTGTAAATCAGGTAAAAATGAATGCAACATGAccgaaaatgaaattaacaggTTTTTTCTAGATAAAGTAGAACAACTTAGTAGAAGTATTCCTGAGAGTAATCTCAAGCATGACTATTATATCAACAAAGTTCCTAAGCCAAAGGTTTGTTTTGCGTTTAAAGACTTCAAGGTGGAAGAGGTTTTTGCAGCAATAAATGATATGAACAATTCCAATACTCTAGATATCTATGGATTAAACTCATTCATCTTGAAATTGGCAGCTCCAAATATTGCAGAGGTGTTGACTGTAATCTTTAATAAGTGCTTGAGCCTAGGGTTGTTTCCggatgatttgaaaaaagtcaAGTTAATACCAGTTTATAAGAAAGGTGTTAGATCGATTATTGATAACTATAGGCCGATATGTATAGTttatataatatcaaaaatttttgaaaaacttctttACGCTCAATTAACAGCTTATTTTGAACATAATAGACTACTCTctgataaccaatatggttttaggAGGAATCGTAGTACAGGCGACAATGTTTTGAGGCTTGTAAAAGAAGTAATCAACGATCTGAAAAACCATAAATATGTCAAATTTAGAAGTTTTGATATGACCAAAGCGTTTGAAACTGTTGATCATACTATATTATGTCATAAACTATCTTATTACGGGTTGAATCAATTGGCTGTTGACCTTATTTATTCCTATCTTACAAATAGAGTACCTACAGTATGTTTCAAAAAATGGCGAGTATTCTAGAGGTGGAATAGTCAAATACGGCGTACCACAAGGTTCCATTCTTGGTCCACTGTTATTCattgtttatattaatgatttgccTAATATTATTAACTCTTGTAATGACGATAGTGCTTTGtatttgtttgctgatgacttaGGTTTAAAGGTAGCTAATAAGAATAATGATCATTTGTATTCTAACAAACTGAATAATACCTCTAAAATTGAAGATTGGTGTGCAGCAAACAATTTGAGCATTAATTCCACAAAAACAGAGGATATAACTTTTAGCTTTGACAGAAAAATTAATGACATAAACTCAATTAAGTTTCTTGGAGTGAAAATTGATACCAACCTGACTTGGAAATGCCATAtaacatatatttataaaaaaatcaacaaggGCATCTTCCTTTTACGTAGattatgtaatattgtagataTGTCTGTTCTAATGAGTGTTTACTTTGCCCATATTCATAGCCTTTTGCTATATGGAATCCAGCTGTGGGGCAATGGCTCAACTTCTGACatcttgtttaaatgtcaaaagAAAGCAGTAAGAATAATTTGCCACAAGGCTCCTCGTACTCCAtgcaaatcattatttattgaactcGGACTATTAACactgccatctttgtatgtattgtCATGCTTGATTTGATGAATATGATGTTAACTCTAGGATACACCAACATAACACTAGACATAGGAATAATATAAGAGTCGAGTATTGCCAATTTACAAGTTCTCAAAAAAACTGGCAATACatgtcaataaaactttataacGCTTTGCCTGAAAATATCAAGAGAATGAGCTTTAATAGTtactgtaaatatttgaaaaaagtactggtcaatgaatgtttatataaagttgaagatttctttgtaatagattttttaaattgatgttTTCTGTCTTATTAATGACGTTGTTGTAACATTTTAATGTTGTgtgacaataaataatttgattgattgattgatatataacatttactttgaagataggattaatcagactatagaattattcataatcaatcagcttacaggtggattacacagatgtctggccgtgtctatttctataaggtagggtttcaatattttttatgatgcgtgcccttcagtatcaatattcccacatttgaaaaacaaattcaataggtgattgaaaataaaataaaaaataatcaaatgaactaaataatgctggagaaattataatattcttgattgaaacaaaaactaagaataatgagtttcaaaaaccctattactcttatTGACCAAGGTAATAAACCTTACATATTGACTAGCCTTCGTAGGTACTGCTGTACTTGATTGTTTATAATGTCGTTTTCACAGTAACATTTTGCATTGCGCACTTGGTGTAGATAAGGCTTACGATGTACAGTAAATACAGAGGGCAACctcatccaaaaatatatattttatcacaCATG includes the following:
- the LOC111053989 gene encoding gastrula zinc finger protein XlCGF71.1 is translated as MWPSNCSTSETANATEVGGLNAHSISPMEECTEPSVAGKKIKLYSCADCSYKTPSITHWKRHMRKHTGEKHFSCKYCDYKCTQSGNLKEHIRTHTGERPFSCEYCDYKCALSSNLTRHIRTHTGETPFSCKYCDYKCTQSGALKEHIRTHTGERPFSCEYCDYKCARSSALKSHIRTHTGETPLSCEFCDYKCARSSALKEHIRTHTGETPFSCEYCDYKCALSSNLTRHIRTHTGETPFSCKYCDYKCAGSSNLKRHVRTHKGETTTS